A region of uncultured Carboxylicivirga sp. DNA encodes the following proteins:
- a CDS encoding two-component regulator propeller domain-containing protein, giving the protein MRSAFIFLFIVFISISTSSLGQKKRLFDFNEGLSNSLINEVYQDHIGFIWVATEDGLNRFDGIKFKSFNGKQKSLKANFVTAIYEDKTGKLWVGQINGLQVYNPITETFEEIKVYINDQQIHPYISGIEEASNGDIWVTTSRYGLLKIENESKRPRYSTRLNQQLCSFYLECIHIDRDGIIWIGSDNNGVNSYNPETGEILKFSETEKEPNHIPGNDITDISEDNRGNIYIASLKAGLTRYNKQTGKFKKITTANKQNLPVKSLLFDSKKRLWVGTDGKGLLRLNNQTDELEQMNPGSSSFDFSRSKIHSIIEDNVGNIWLGIFQKGLFLFPESPEMFNHYGYRAFSANSIGSNCITALEGSDHTLWIGTDGDGIYKLDRTKNSIEPIELRNKKGEREGNNVLSLYDSEDDNLWIGTYFNGLLRYNTRTKQLKSYTNDPENKLSLINDKVTAIKPGKNNDLWLATLGGGICRYNANDGTFKVGLNWSDSLNQLIPKWVNDIHIDNENNFWIGTYDGLVYAQPEKNEIKIFTTENNFLPHNVVYSLVSDSNENIWAGTYGGLVRINTHNFTSELFTTENGLGSDVICSIIEDERKQVWISTHNGLSRFNPSDTTFTTYYASDGLQSNEFSRNAVYQSDNNELFFGGINGVTEVKKDYFNYSRNIRDVMLTEFHRFGNPVEIGEKTGKHIILNRSIVMADTIHLTERDNVFSISFTSVELANQSRISYEYKMEGFDTNWNASNSLSRTATYTNLSHGTYHFYVRGVDKEQYSTPRKLTIIIYPPWYKTWWAKVLWIALGFFFLYAIILFNKEKVLRVEAERTNENKMQFFINISHEIKTPLTLILDPLDKLLKKKSNDETMRLYQTMHLNANRIHRLVSQLLDVRKIDKGQLLIKYQKTNLYEIVKEVANSYELLAENKGIDFRIECNHKDLEVWIDPLNFEKVILNLLSNAFKYTPSGGTVEIAIDPITRKNSKKEEFSHVEIKVSDTGIGLKKSDLEKIFNRFYQASSKENLYNTGTGIGLHLSRSLVELHKGKLYAESKTNGNGTNFIVVLPLGNSHLPKRDILQSDNFIPTPADVLPVEDAVIPIQSNNNEKHLTNYKILVVDDEDEIRNYLLQELSALYVVTVCENGSQAMEIIKDDKPDLIISDIMMPVMDGITFCKKIKGNIATSHIPVILLTALSKDEDRAEGIETGADMYLLKPFNSDFLKKTIANLIENRRRIYLQLSQKSNNHPIEEIKLKSHDEVLMQKIMAVVKENLSDGELNVEMLADAVGISRVHMHRKLKELTNQSARDFIKNIRMKQAAYILTNKKLNISEVAYEVGYSNLSHFSSSFKSFYGVSPKEYVRNNATENYS; this is encoded by the coding sequence ATGCGATCAGCTTTCATCTTTCTGTTTATTGTTTTTATTTCAATTTCAACATCCTCTCTAGGTCAGAAAAAAAGACTTTTCGATTTCAACGAAGGTTTATCCAATAGTCTGATAAATGAGGTGTATCAGGATCATATTGGATTTATATGGGTAGCAACAGAAGATGGATTAAACCGATTTGATGGTATTAAATTTAAATCGTTTAATGGAAAACAAAAAAGCTTAAAAGCTAATTTCGTCACAGCCATTTATGAGGATAAAACTGGAAAACTCTGGGTAGGTCAGATTAACGGATTACAGGTATACAACCCAATAACTGAAACATTCGAAGAAATTAAAGTTTATATCAATGATCAGCAAATCCACCCCTATATTAGTGGTATTGAAGAGGCCTCAAATGGAGATATCTGGGTAACAACATCCCGCTATGGTCTGCTAAAAATAGAAAATGAATCAAAGCGTCCCAGATATTCAACACGATTGAATCAACAGCTTTGTAGTTTTTATCTTGAATGTATTCATATCGATCGTGACGGCATAATCTGGATTGGCTCTGACAACAATGGGGTAAACTCATATAACCCTGAGACGGGAGAAATTTTAAAGTTTTCAGAGACAGAGAAAGAACCCAATCACATTCCGGGAAACGACATAACTGACATTAGCGAAGATAACAGAGGCAATATTTACATTGCCAGTTTAAAGGCAGGTCTAACCAGATATAACAAGCAAACAGGTAAATTCAAGAAAATAACAACTGCCAACAAACAAAACTTACCGGTTAAATCACTTTTATTCGATTCAAAAAAAAGACTATGGGTTGGAACCGATGGGAAAGGATTATTACGATTAAATAATCAAACTGATGAACTGGAGCAGATGAATCCGGGTAGTTCTTCATTCGATTTCTCAAGAAGTAAAATTCACTCAATTATTGAAGATAATGTTGGTAATATCTGGTTAGGCATATTTCAAAAAGGATTGTTCCTGTTTCCTGAATCCCCTGAGATGTTTAATCATTATGGATATCGTGCATTTAGTGCGAACAGTATTGGTTCTAACTGCATCACTGCACTGGAGGGATCGGATCATACTTTATGGATCGGAACAGACGGTGATGGCATTTATAAATTAGACCGCACAAAAAACAGTATTGAACCCATTGAACTTAGAAATAAAAAAGGCGAAAGAGAAGGAAATAACGTATTGAGTTTATATGATTCAGAAGATGATAATTTATGGATTGGAACCTATTTTAACGGATTACTTCGTTATAATACAAGAACTAAACAGCTAAAATCTTATACAAACGATCCTGAAAACAAGCTCTCGTTAATAAACGATAAAGTTACAGCCATCAAACCAGGTAAAAATAATGATCTTTGGCTGGCTACTTTAGGTGGTGGAATATGCCGTTATAATGCCAATGATGGAACATTTAAAGTAGGTTTGAACTGGTCCGACTCACTAAACCAATTAATTCCCAAATGGGTTAACGATATTCACATTGACAATGAAAATAACTTCTGGATTGGAACTTATGATGGATTAGTTTATGCTCAACCCGAAAAGAATGAAATAAAAATTTTTACTACAGAAAATAACTTCCTCCCGCACAATGTTGTTTACAGCCTGGTTTCAGATTCAAATGAAAATATTTGGGCAGGCACTTATGGTGGTTTGGTTCGAATAAACACTCATAATTTTACTTCCGAGTTATTTACTACCGAAAATGGTTTAGGCAGCGATGTGATTTGCAGCATTATTGAAGACGAGAGAAAACAGGTTTGGATAAGTACACATAACGGTTTAAGTCGTTTTAATCCTTCCGACACCACCTTTACGACCTATTATGCATCGGATGGTTTACAGTCCAATGAATTTTCGAGAAATGCAGTTTATCAGTCAGATAACAATGAATTGTTTTTTGGAGGTATAAATGGTGTAACTGAAGTTAAAAAAGATTATTTCAACTATTCCAGGAACATCCGTGATGTAATGCTTACTGAGTTTCATCGTTTTGGTAATCCTGTTGAGATTGGTGAAAAAACAGGTAAACATATCATTTTGAACCGTTCCATTGTAATGGCAGATACCATCCATTTAACTGAACGTGACAATGTTTTCTCTATTAGTTTTACATCTGTTGAATTAGCCAATCAAAGCCGCATCAGCTATGAGTATAAAATGGAGGGATTTGACACCAACTGGAATGCCAGCAATTCATTAAGCCGTACAGCTACCTACACCAATCTAAGTCATGGAACCTATCATTTTTATGTTCGGGGTGTTGATAAAGAACAATATTCCACACCCCGCAAACTGACAATTATAATATATCCACCCTGGTACAAAACATGGTGGGCAAAGGTGTTATGGATTGCACTGGGATTTTTCTTTTTGTACGCAATTATCTTATTCAATAAAGAAAAAGTTTTGCGTGTTGAGGCTGAAAGAACCAACGAAAATAAAATGCAATTTTTTATCAATATATCCCATGAAATTAAAACTCCTCTTACTTTAATTTTGGATCCGTTGGATAAACTTTTGAAAAAGAAATCCAACGATGAAACAATGCGTTTGTATCAAACAATGCACCTGAATGCCAATCGTATTCATCGTTTGGTAAGTCAGCTATTGGATGTTAGAAAAATTGATAAGGGTCAACTACTTATCAAATACCAGAAAACCAACCTGTATGAGATAGTGAAAGAAGTTGCTAATTCTTATGAATTACTAGCTGAAAACAAAGGAATAGATTTTCGTATTGAATGTAATCACAAAGATTTGGAAGTATGGATTGATCCCTTAAATTTCGAGAAAGTTATTCTGAACCTTCTTTCCAACGCTTTCAAATATACTCCCTCCGGAGGAACAGTAGAGATTGCCATTGACCCGATTACCAGAAAAAATTCAAAGAAGGAAGAATTCAGCCATGTTGAAATAAAAGTATCAGATACCGGTATCGGCTTGAAAAAATCCGATCTTGAAAAAATATTTAATCGCTTTTATCAGGCTTCATCCAAAGAAAACCTGTATAATACCGGCACCGGCATTGGCCTCCACCTTTCAAGATCATTAGTTGAATTGCACAAAGGAAAACTATATGCCGAAAGCAAAACAAATGGCAATGGAACCAACTTTATTGTTGTTTTACCTCTTGGCAATAGTCATCTACCCAAAAGAGATATCTTACAATCCGATAATTTTATCCCAACACCCGCAGATGTTCTTCCTGTTGAAGATGCAGTTATCCCAATACAATCAAACAACAACGAAAAGCATCTGACAAACTACAAGATATTAGTAGTGGATGATGAAGATGAGATTAGAAATTATCTTTTGCAGGAATTAAGCGCATTGTATGTTGTAACTGTATGTGAAAATGGTTCACAAGCCATGGAAATTATCAAAGATGATAAACCAGATTTAATCATCAGTGACATAATGATGCCGGTTATGGACGGTATCACATTTTGCAAAAAGATAAAAGGAAACATCGCAACCAGCCATATACCGGTAATTTTATTAACTGCTTTATCAAAAGACGAAGACCGGGCCGAAGGTATTGAAACAGGTGCTGATATGTATCTTCTTAAACCATTTAACAGCGATTTCTTAAAGAAAACAATAGCCAATCTAATTGAAAACAGAAGAAGAATTTATCTTCAACTTTCACAAAAATCAAATAATCATCCAATTGAAGAAATTAAATTAAAATCGCACGATGAGGTATTAATGCAGAAAATAATGGCTGTAGTAAAGGAAAATCTTTCGGATGGGGAACTGAATGTTGAAATGTTAGCCGATGCTGTCGGAATCAGTCGTGTTCATATGCATCGTAAACTAAAAGAACTAACCAATCAATCTGCACGGGATTTCATTAAGAATATCAGAATGAAGCAGGCAGCCTATATACTTACCAATAAAAAACTGAATATTAGTGAAGTGGCATACGAAGTGGGATATTCCAATCTATCCCATTTCTCCAGCTCATTTAAGTCATTTTATGGTGTATCCCCAAAAGAATATGTGAGAAATAACGCAACCGAAAATTATTCTTAG
- a CDS encoding glycoside hydrolase family 3 C-terminal domain-containing protein, with translation MLTKRCFQICFLLFLVLWGCNNSNQNTDRSSSFEQRVDDLVAKMTLEEKVSQLQYESPAIPHLNIPEYNWWNECLHGVGRSGLATVFPQAIGMAAMWDDELMYEIANAVSDEARAKYHKYQKEGKRGIYHGLTFWTPNINIFRDPRWGRGMETYGEDPYLSGELGVAYIKGLQGNDYVYLKLVATAKHFAVHSGPESNRHSFNAIPSEYDFLETYSPQFKKAVEEADVYSVMCAYNRLNGLPCCGNERLSNLLRNQWHFDGYIVSDCWAVADFYTQNAHEVVNTKAEAAAMSLRAGTDLNCGNSYPALVEAVEKGYVNESDIDISVKRLFLARMKLGMFDDDSQVPYASISEDIIDSEQHRLLALNAARKSMVLLKNDNDLLPLSKSLKKIAVIGPNAEHQEALLGNYNGYPAEPITPFKGISEKLPDADVIYALGCKHANELPYLEAIPGEFLYSDESLTEKGLKAEYFNNSVFEGEPVITRIDSNLDFQWWDKGPGESVNGDEFSAVWTGFLVPEKTGEYTIGGQGFNSFNVWLDDEPICEQESEHDPAKKYVQMVLEAGKKYKIKCNFSHKNSEYAFAQLLWEAPNDNLQVEALKAAGNADAVILCMGLSPLLEGEEMKVEVEGFAGGDRVEIGLPKVQQELIRKIVALGRPTVLVLMNGSALAINWENENVPSILEAWYPGQAGGQAIADILFGDYNPSGRLPLTFYKSTEQLPDFEDYNMEGRTYRYFKGEPLYAFGHGLSYSTFEYSNLLMPSEVFAGSSMTVTVDVTNTGKYDGEEVVQLYVSHPDMEFKTAIRSLKSFKRIHLKAGETKNISMVLQPEDMAVLTDKYQYIIDGTAFKISVGGSQPSEQSIIEKNTIESDVNIQLINNEVLVLK, from the coding sequence ATGCTAACTAAAAGGTGTTTTCAAATCTGTTTTTTACTCTTTCTTGTTCTATGGGGATGCAATAATTCAAATCAAAACACAGATCGTTCTTCAAGTTTTGAACAAAGAGTCGATGATTTGGTAGCTAAAATGACTTTGGAAGAAAAAGTAAGTCAATTGCAATATGAATCGCCAGCTATACCTCATTTGAATATACCTGAATATAATTGGTGGAATGAATGTTTGCATGGTGTTGGTCGTTCGGGTTTGGCAACTGTTTTTCCACAGGCAATTGGGATGGCAGCTATGTGGGATGATGAATTGATGTATGAGATAGCAAATGCCGTTTCAGATGAAGCAAGGGCTAAATACCATAAATATCAGAAAGAAGGTAAAAGAGGGATTTATCATGGCTTGACATTTTGGACGCCTAACATTAATATCTTTCGTGATCCGCGATGGGGAAGAGGTATGGAGACATACGGAGAAGATCCTTATCTATCAGGAGAGCTAGGTGTGGCCTATATTAAAGGACTTCAGGGAAATGATTATGTTTATCTTAAACTGGTAGCAACAGCCAAGCATTTTGCGGTACACAGCGGACCTGAATCTAACAGGCATAGTTTTAATGCCATACCATCAGAATATGATTTTCTGGAGACTTATTCTCCACAGTTTAAGAAAGCAGTTGAAGAAGCGGATGTTTATTCAGTTATGTGTGCCTATAACAGGTTGAATGGATTACCCTGTTGTGGAAATGAGCGATTGAGTAATTTGTTAAGAAATCAATGGCATTTCGATGGTTATATCGTTTCTGATTGCTGGGCTGTGGCTGATTTTTATACTCAGAATGCACATGAGGTTGTTAATACGAAAGCAGAAGCGGCAGCAATGTCGCTAAGAGCAGGAACAGATTTAAATTGTGGAAATTCATATCCTGCTTTAGTTGAGGCAGTGGAAAAAGGGTATGTGAATGAATCTGACATTGATATCTCTGTGAAGCGATTGTTTTTAGCTCGTATGAAATTGGGAATGTTTGATGATGATAGTCAAGTGCCTTATGCTTCAATTTCTGAAGATATTATTGATTCGGAACAACATCGTCTGTTAGCTCTGAATGCAGCACGGAAATCAATGGTATTATTAAAAAATGATAATGACCTTCTGCCTTTATCCAAAAGTTTGAAGAAAATTGCTGTGATTGGACCCAATGCCGAACACCAGGAGGCTCTTTTAGGAAACTACAATGGTTATCCTGCTGAACCGATTACTCCGTTTAAAGGAATCAGTGAAAAATTACCGGATGCTGATGTTATTTATGCGTTAGGTTGTAAACATGCAAATGAACTGCCTTATTTGGAAGCTATTCCTGGTGAATTCTTGTATTCAGATGAGTCTTTAACAGAAAAAGGTTTGAAAGCTGAGTATTTCAATAATTCGGTTTTTGAAGGAGAGCCTGTGATTACCCGAATTGATTCAAATCTGGATTTCCAATGGTGGGATAAAGGTCCTGGTGAATCGGTGAACGGTGACGAATTCAGTGCTGTCTGGACTGGTTTTCTGGTGCCTGAGAAAACGGGTGAATATACAATTGGAGGACAAGGTTTTAATTCATTTAATGTATGGCTGGATGATGAACCGATTTGTGAGCAGGAAAGTGAACATGATCCGGCAAAAAAGTACGTTCAAATGGTTTTGGAAGCAGGAAAGAAATATAAAATCAAATGTAATTTCAGTCATAAAAACTCTGAGTACGCTTTCGCTCAGTTATTATGGGAGGCACCTAATGATAACTTACAGGTTGAAGCCTTAAAAGCAGCTGGTAATGCTGATGCTGTAATTTTATGCATGGGGTTAAGCCCTCTGCTTGAAGGTGAAGAGATGAAAGTGGAAGTAGAAGGGTTTGCCGGCGGCGACAGAGTTGAAATTGGATTACCAAAGGTACAGCAAGAACTGATCAGGAAAATTGTTGCTTTGGGACGTCCTACTGTTTTAGTATTAATGAATGGCAGTGCCCTAGCTATTAATTGGGAAAATGAAAATGTACCATCTATTCTGGAAGCATGGTATCCAGGTCAGGCTGGTGGTCAAGCTATTGCAGATATATTGTTTGGTGATTACAATCCTTCAGGAAGATTACCTCTTACTTTTTATAAATCAACAGAACAGCTGCCAGATTTTGAAGATTATAATATGGAAGGAAGGACTTATCGTTATTTCAAAGGTGAGCCGCTGTATGCTTTCGGACATGGTTTAAGTTATTCCACTTTTGAATATTCCAATTTGTTAATGCCTTCAGAGGTTTTTGCAGGCTCATCAATGACGGTTACTGTTGATGTAACCAACACAGGTAAATACGATGGAGAAGAGGTGGTTCAGTTGTATGTTTCACATCCAGATATGGAATTTAAAACAGCTATCAGAAGTCTGAAATCATTTAAAAGAATTCATTTAAAAGCAGGTGAAACTAAAAATATATCAATGGTTCTTCAGCCGGAAGATATGGCAGTTCTGACTGATAAATATCAATACATTATCGATGGAACAGCCT